One genomic segment of Streptomyces niveus includes these proteins:
- a CDS encoding serine hydrolase domain-containing protein yields the protein MRRRNFLHAAAAAAGAGAALPLGGTVHAATPTGVRTGPPTITPDDIRFPTVSRRLRPGSAGRAGLITEHVDRMADEAARYMAPGPGRPNPSHPGFVLIAARNSVIVAHEARGHAVRYESWDAATKTPVELPREQWVPMAKDTLFDMASVSKLFTSTVAAQLWERGVIDLDEPVARYLPDFAAADPAKAAITPRHLLTHRSGLVSWMNLAGYPGNDARMAAIYASVLRREPGSGYEYSDLNLITLGQLLHRVTGEPLDDLIADRVTGPLGMTETMFNPPRSLLPRIAATEYQPGTGRGMVHGTVHDENAWYLGGVAGHAGIFSTAADMAVFGQMLANGGHYAGTRVLSEATVRKILVNYSADIGASPRGLGWQVGQRFYMDALTSPVTAGHTGYTGPCIVVDPVDRTVFVFLANRVHPTRDWGTDSDYRRAPARAFARAVPVRPATGRTAWFSGMTDAADVTLTAPLSRMRTTGKVAFHLWYDTEPKVDSGSLEASTDGGSNWAPVPLNLRAKGRRWSTGGTFDGYSGRQWLKASAEVAADTTHLRWRYRTDGAYQGRGVYVDGIRVTSDGHDAFDVRRLVSDGWQESAN from the coding sequence ATGAGACGCAGGAACTTCCTCCACGCGGCGGCTGCGGCGGCCGGCGCCGGGGCGGCCCTTCCGCTCGGCGGTACGGTCCACGCCGCCACGCCCACGGGTGTCCGTACGGGACCGCCGACCATCACCCCTGACGACATCCGATTCCCCACCGTCTCACGCCGGTTGCGCCCCGGCTCCGCCGGCCGGGCCGGGCTGATCACCGAGCACGTCGACCGGATGGCCGACGAGGCGGCGCGCTACATGGCGCCGGGGCCGGGCCGGCCCAATCCCTCGCACCCGGGCTTCGTGCTCATCGCGGCGCGCAACAGCGTGATCGTGGCTCACGAGGCGCGCGGCCATGCGGTGCGGTACGAGAGTTGGGACGCGGCCACCAAGACCCCGGTCGAGCTGCCGCGCGAGCAGTGGGTGCCCATGGCGAAGGACACCCTCTTCGACATGGCGTCGGTGAGCAAACTGTTCACCTCGACGGTCGCGGCACAGTTGTGGGAACGAGGCGTCATCGACCTGGACGAGCCGGTGGCGAGGTATCTGCCCGATTTCGCGGCGGCCGATCCGGCCAAGGCCGCCATCACCCCGCGTCATCTCCTGACGCACCGCTCGGGCCTCGTCTCATGGATGAACCTGGCCGGCTACCCCGGCAACGACGCTCGGATGGCGGCCATTTACGCGTCGGTACTGCGGCGGGAGCCGGGAAGCGGCTACGAATACTCCGACCTGAACCTGATCACGCTGGGGCAGTTGCTGCACCGCGTGACGGGAGAGCCACTGGACGACCTGATCGCCGACCGGGTCACCGGACCGCTGGGCATGACCGAGACGATGTTCAACCCGCCGCGGAGCCTGCTGCCTCGGATCGCGGCGACCGAGTACCAACCGGGGACGGGCCGGGGCATGGTCCACGGCACCGTGCACGACGAGAACGCCTGGTACCTGGGTGGTGTCGCGGGCCACGCGGGCATCTTCTCGACGGCCGCCGACATGGCCGTCTTCGGTCAGATGCTCGCCAACGGCGGGCACTACGCGGGCACCCGCGTCCTGTCCGAGGCGACGGTCAGAAAGATACTCGTCAACTACAGCGCGGACATCGGCGCTTCGCCACGCGGGCTCGGCTGGCAGGTCGGCCAGCGGTTCTACATGGACGCGCTGACGTCCCCGGTGACCGCCGGCCACACCGGCTACACCGGTCCCTGCATCGTCGTCGACCCGGTCGACCGCACCGTGTTCGTCTTCCTGGCCAACCGCGTCCACCCCACCCGTGACTGGGGCACGGACAGCGACTACCGCCGTGCGCCTGCACGGGCCTTCGCCCGCGCGGTGCCGGTGAGGCCCGCCACCGGGAGGACCGCGTGGTTCTCCGGCATGACGGACGCCGCCGACGTGACGCTCACAGCACCGTTGAGCAGGATGCGCACGACGGGCAAGGTCGCCTTCCATCTCTGGTACGACACCGAACCGAAGGTCGACAGCGGCAGCCTGGAGGCATCCACGGACGGCGGCTCCAACTGGGCCCCCGTCCCGCTGAACCTGAGGGCGAAGGGCCGGCGCTGGAGTACCGGGGGGACGTTCGACGGATACTCGGGCAGGCAGTGGCTCAAGGCATCCGCGGAGGTCGCCGCCGACACCACCCACCTGCGCTGGAGGTACCGCACCGATGGTGCGTACCAGGGCCGCGGAGTGTACGTCGACGGAATCCGCGTCACGAGCGACGGCCACGACGCCTTCGACGTCAGGCGTCTGGTGTCCGACGGCTGGCAGGAGTCGGCCAACTGA
- a CDS encoding exo-beta-N-acetylmuramidase NamZ domain-containing protein — MRRRDLLTVAATSAVAAGTAGPAAAGPAVAQGKGHGAKGGVRTGFETLRRSGYASVTGQRVGIISNPTGIDRELNHIVDVMVADAAVNLVAIFGPEHGFRGIGQAGEGEEFFIDEKTGLPVYNAYNNSATMERLFSDLELDTVVFDIQEVGARFYTYIWTMYLALEAAARLGVKFVVLDRPTPLSGKDAYGPVLHPEHSTFVGLKAIAQQHGMTPGELARLYNEVFVPAATGGKRADLYVQRLSGWDRRMRYTDTGLPWVAPSPNMPTLATADIYVGTCLFEASALSEGRGTTQPFQLIGAPGIDHRWERALNAREMPGVRFREAYFKPVFSKQQDKTCGGVEVLITDVDRFEPIPTALAMITEQWRLFPEYRWRSQDVTSFWMDKLSGDTRVREAIENGTDAADIPEVWHDDLKRFRALRREFLIYR, encoded by the coding sequence ATGCGACGCAGAGATCTACTGACGGTGGCCGCGACCTCGGCCGTGGCCGCGGGCACGGCCGGGCCGGCAGCGGCGGGCCCCGCCGTAGCACAGGGCAAGGGGCACGGTGCGAAAGGCGGGGTGCGCACCGGCTTCGAAACCCTGCGCCGCAGCGGCTACGCGTCCGTGACCGGACAGCGGGTCGGCATCATCTCCAACCCCACCGGCATCGACCGCGAGTTGAACCACATCGTCGATGTGATGGTCGCGGACGCAGCCGTCAACCTGGTCGCGATCTTCGGTCCGGAACACGGGTTCCGCGGCATCGGGCAGGCCGGCGAGGGCGAGGAGTTCTTCATCGACGAGAAGACCGGACTGCCCGTCTACAACGCCTACAACAACTCCGCCACGATGGAGCGGCTGTTCTCCGACCTCGAACTGGACACCGTCGTCTTCGACATCCAGGAGGTCGGTGCCCGCTTCTACACCTACATCTGGACGATGTATCTGGCGCTGGAGGCCGCGGCGCGACTCGGCGTGAAGTTCGTCGTCCTCGACCGGCCCACCCCGTTGTCCGGAAAGGACGCGTACGGGCCGGTGCTTCACCCCGAGCACTCCACGTTCGTCGGGCTCAAGGCCATCGCGCAGCAGCACGGCATGACGCCGGGAGAGCTGGCCCGGCTCTACAACGAGGTGTTCGTACCGGCCGCCACCGGGGGCAAGCGGGCGGATCTGTACGTCCAGCGGCTGTCGGGCTGGGACCGGCGCATGCGGTACACGGACACCGGATTGCCCTGGGTGGCGCCCTCACCCAACATGCCCACGCTCGCCACCGCCGACATCTACGTCGGCACCTGCCTCTTCGAGGCGTCGGCACTGTCCGAGGGCCGCGGCACCACTCAGCCGTTCCAGCTCATCGGCGCTCCCGGCATCGATCACCGCTGGGAGAGGGCGCTCAACGCACGCGAGATGCCGGGAGTCCGTTTCCGCGAGGCGTACTTCAAGCCGGTGTTCTCCAAGCAGCAGGACAAGACCTGCGGTGGCGTCGAGGTGCTGATCACGGACGTCGACCGCTTCGAGCCGATCCCCACCGCACTCGCCATGATCACCGAGCAGTGGCGGCTCTTCCCCGAGTACCGCTGGCGGTCCCAGGACGTCACCAGCTTCTGGATGGACAAGCTGAGCGGCGACACCCGGGTGCGCGAGGCGATCGAGAACGGTACGGACGCGGCCGACATCCCGGAGGTCTGGCACGACGACCTGAAGCGATTCCGCGCTCTGCGCAGGGAGTTCCTGATCTATCGCTGA